The following nucleotide sequence is from Cryptococcus neoformans var. grubii H99 chromosome 5, complete sequence.
GGTGAAGAGCTTTTTGCATGTTTTCGGCGCTGTAGAATTATATATGCAATAGGGCACAATGTGTCAGCTGCGCTCCTGATTCTGAAATCCCTCGACACAAATGAAGTTGAAAGAAACATAACATACCTTAGACTCCTCTCCAGCTTTCTCGGCTCTTCCAAACACCTCTCGACCAGCCTCACCGTCGTCGGATCGATCTCCCGTATATGACTATTGGCAACCAAAGATCTCAAAACCAACTTGATCTGAGGGCGCTTGTAAGGGTCGGATCTTAGCTGGGTATGGTTGAGAAGGGGATAAAGGACTCGAAGATAGGTGTGACGAAGCTGCGACATTGGTCAAAAGGATAAAAGGACATATCAGCCTCCCCATCACGTTTGCACGACAGTTAATCATTTGAAAATAGATTTGAAATAGACTCACAGCCTCACATTCCTCCGGAAGATCCACAAGCTCCCTGATGAAAACATCCAACAGTACCTTTAGATCATTGGTGAAAAAATATTCTTGTGTCCCTGGAGTGGTGAACAGTAGGTACAGAATCTTAAGAATGAGCAATTGCATGCACAAATCATCTGGCGTGTTTTCTGATAATTATTCATCAGCTTTGTTCATTTGCAAGAGCAATGAGGCGCATAAAGTACTGATTGTACAACAATAAAGTGGACTTGCCTGCACGGTTAAGCATGAAGATCATATTCTCGCCAAATGTTTTACTGCTCCccaacctcctcatcaAGACGACCAGTACCCTATTATTTTTCTTTGCCTCCTCTTGGTGGTCATGGGTGTAACCTCCAGATTGTGTGGTGTTTCCAGATTTTGCCCGGTGGTGGTGCCTTGTATGCCCACCGTCGCCGTCGCCATTCGAGCTCGGTATTGTGGGGATCCCCAAATGATTTCGATCGCCCGCTTTATCAACAAGAGCATGCACACGAGTGTGATGCTTTGATGGCAAAGTAGCCACCATAAACTGCTCGTTCAAGGCAACAATTAATCTGATTACCGCATAATTCAATCTCTCGTCCTGCTGATCCCATGTTGTCTCCACCAAGTCAAAGAGATGGTCGATGAATTGGTCATCAAACTGAGCGAGCTCGGATGAAGTGAGTTTTTGAACGCGGGCTACTTCGTACATGAGGCATGTGGCTGGGAGACGAATGCGAGTTTCGATAGGAGGGAGACCAAGAACAAAGGTCTATTTGAATTAAGATCAGTTAATCAAGCTTcatgggagaagaatgtCAAACATACCTCTTCTACGTCAAGGCCCACCACTTCGCCCaaagttggaagaagtttcctccactttctgTGAGATCGAAACAAGCTCGGGTGTCGCTTTCCGTAATATAATATTATATAGTACAAAATGTACAAATCATGAGGATTGGTATTCTATCCCATTACGATTGGCATTCATTGTACCGCGTATCGAGATGACATACCTCTTGAGCATCAGACATCATAATTCCTACCATCCGCTCGTCGTAATAAGAAAATAATTCGGAATCGAGAAGCATGGTGACCGCTTGTTGGATATCACTCTGACTGGGAAGGTATTTGTCTGTTTGAGTGTATCAATTGTTAGCATTAATCCAAAGCAGCTGTAATAGCCATTTATTATACGAGCGCTTGTACCAGCCAATAAAGGAAGACTGAACCGGACAGGAGCTCAAGAGTCCTTTTGGGTCTCTTTCCAAGTAACAGCAAAGAGCCAGGCAGTCGAAAAGCGCAGGCCTGCCGGAGAGAATCAAACGAAACAAGAAACAACACTAACCATGGTATGCTGCACAGAAGTTGACAAACATCCTCAATGTATTATCCAGCTGATCTAAAGTGGGCGATTCCGGGATGGTCACTACCAGCTCGATCTCTGCTCGCCCGCCAGATCAGCTACTTGTATCTCGCTTGCCTCGACTTGACTCGTTTCGGCATTTTCAAAAAATGATACTTGCCTCTCCAGAACTGTTCAACATCGTGAACTTTGACATGGACGTGCATGCTTCCCTCTGCAAGGATGCCAATGCCAGTGTCAAGTGCTGATCGGGAGGTGGATGGCTGGTGTctgtggtggtggtgatggtggcgGTCCCTGGCCCTTGCCTGGGGGTCTCTATGTGGCATTGTAGAGACtgtcttttttttgctGGTGACGAGACTGTGGACAGCAAAGGTAACAAGTATGGTACAAGTATAGTCATATCTCGGGAAGCGGGACGAGGGGCCGTTAAGAACACATGTCAGTGACGTAATAACAGTACTTAACTCGTAATTAACCTCACCATTATTTGTTTTCAAGAGGCAAAGCTGCTTAGAACAAGTacatctcatctccaacgACACCCCATCTTCAATGGCTGCTTCAAGAGTAGAAATCCTCAACGACGGAGGTATGTCACGGTTaactcttttcttctcaccCACTCACTTTCTTTTTGCACAAAACCAGGCCTCAGACAAGATGCCCGCCGTCCATACGAACTCCGATCCACATCCTTCCAGCTATCCACGcacccttcttctgatGGCTCGTCTACTGCCACGCAAGGCCTCACCACTGTAGCAGTCTCTGTATTTGGGCCCCGGGAACCTAGGAATAGAGGTTTGGCGAGCCATGATCGTGCGGTTGTAAGCGTCGAGGTCGGGGTAGTTCCGTGGGCTGCTGGAGCAGGAGCCAGACGGACAAGGGGCGATAAGTGAGTATTCAGTGCTATGCGGGCAGGTCTGACGGAGAATGAAGACGATTACAGGAGATAGGAGCTGCGATCAGACAAACGTTTGAACCTGTCATTATGACACACTTATACCCTCGAAGCGAGATCGCAATCCACGTTCAAGTTCTTTCCGCAGATGGAGGTACATATCATTTCTACGTTGTAACACAGTAAACCCAAAATTATTAACGCGACTTGACTAATGTACAGGGATTCTTCCTACATCCATCAATGCCACTACCCTCGCTCTGATCGATGCGGGTATATCCCTCCTTGACTATgtctcctccatttccatcgGCCTACATCTCCTCCAACCCCTCCTCGATCTTTCACAACCTGAAGAATCCGatctcccttccctcgtCATTGCATCTCTCCCGTCCTCTGGTAAAATCACATTAGCACAAATGGAGACACGACTTCATGTCGACCGGTTTGAGGAAATGCTCACTTTAGGCGTAGAAGCCTGCAAGGtcttgaaggaagagatggatggagtAGTGAAAGATCGGACAGAAAGAATTgttgagagaaggagtgTAAAGGTCGGAGGACAAGGGACAGGGCAAGGAGGGGAGATGGTTATCGACGATTGACGATGAATGTACCTTCGTACCCGACATATGCTTCTGGCGTATAGGTGTCTCGCCAACGGCCTACAAAGATGTCACCAGCGAGAACGTAGCCTCTATAGATCCATTTGCCTCTTGAGTCAGGCTATGTATAATATGAGCATGCAGTCGAATCGATAGAACGAGACACAAAAAACTCACGGCATATTCTTTTACGAGGGAGGCCATACCATCCCACGCTCTCACTCTTCCTTTTAGTATAAAATTTCCCCACGCCGAATGTCCTGTGCCGGTCAACAATAACTCGAGTCCTACgccttccccaccatctccgtcttcttccgcttGCTGCATCATCTCATCCAATTCATGTTCTGGCACCGCTTCATACCCCTCCAAAGCCtcgagctgctgctgaatCGTTTCATTTAGCGTCGCAGCCTCAGCAGCAAAGGGAGCAAGGACGGGAAAAGCAGGTGTGACCTGATCAATTGGGAAACCAGCATTCAACATTGGCCCAGAGACGGGTGAGCGTCCCAATgtttcctcgtcctcttcatacccatcttcttcatcctgaTCGGCGTTCTCTTTAcctttttcattttttctctcctttctgACCCATCCATGCTTCCTCACCCAGGTCTCCTTGATTTTCCAGACCTGCGCCTGTTCTCCATAAGGCCCTTCGTACAACGCCTTTGCTTGCCCTCCCAACATCTCCCGGAACGCATCAAAATCGAAAAAGCTAAATGTCCCTTCCCAACATCCTTCAAAGCTGCCTCGCCATGTCGGCCGGGGCATGCCAGGCGTGTGCATCGGGTCGTAGCACAAAGAAAGGCGGGAAAAGTCAAGGTCGTGTGTCGAAGAGGACGAAAGGAGAGGCGGTGAGAATGTGGGCAGGAAGGAGGTAGAGAGGGAATGGCGAGCAACTGGAGTAGTTGTGCCAGAGCCTGCGCGCGAGGTGGACGTAGAGTGCACTCTAGTGGATACCCCAGACCCTCCAACTCCATCACCTCTCAATGCCATGAAAGGTGC
It contains:
- a CDS encoding exosome complex component RRP41, with the translated sequence MAASRVEILNDGGLRQDARRPYELRSTSFQLSTHPSSDGSSTATQGLTTVAVSVFGPREPRNRGLASHDRAVVSVEVGVVPWAAGAGARRTRGDKRLQEIGAAIRQTFEPVIMTHLYPRSEIAIHVQVLSADGGILPTSINATTLALIDAGISLLDYVSSISIGLHLLQPLLDLSQPEESDLPSLVIASLPSSGKITLAQMETRLHVDRFEEMLTLGVEACKVLKEEMDGVVKDRTERIVERRSVKVGGQGTGQGGEMVIDD